From the Polynucleobacter sp. MWH-UH35A genome, one window contains:
- the der gene encoding ribosome biogenesis GTPase Der, whose translation MNPVITIVGRPNVGKSTLFNRLTRSRDALVADFSGLTRDRHYGKGRIGERAFICVDTGGFEPVAKTGIVAEMAKQTKQAVAESDIVIFLVDGRLGMAPQDRVIADFLRKTGRPVILAVNKTEGMQAGVVTADFHELGLGEPFPISSAHGDGVRGLIDDALDSLGIAEPEDDDLAKDPNRPMKIAVVGRPNVGKSTLINKLIGEERVIAFDMPGTTRDAIEVPFERNGKPYILVDTAGLRRRGKVFEAIEKFSVVKTLQAIADCNVVILMLDAQQDISEQDAHIAGFIVEAGRALVVAVNKWDGLDSYVKERARLEIAQKLRFLDFANVHPISAKKGTGLKELFKDVDSAYAAAMAKLPTPRLTRILQEAIEHQQPKRVGMGRPKLRYAHQGGMNPPIVVIHGTSLSGVTDSYKRYLEGRFRDVFKLRGTPLRIQMNTAKNPYVDDDKGKKGKKR comes from the coding sequence ATGAATCCAGTCATCACCATTGTCGGCCGTCCTAATGTAGGGAAGTCGACGCTCTTTAATCGCTTAACCCGTTCACGCGATGCTTTGGTTGCTGACTTCTCTGGTTTAACGAGAGACCGACACTACGGCAAGGGTCGTATTGGTGAGCGAGCATTTATTTGTGTAGACACTGGTGGTTTTGAGCCAGTAGCAAAAACTGGCATCGTTGCTGAAATGGCAAAGCAAACCAAGCAAGCGGTTGCTGAGTCGGATATTGTGATTTTCTTGGTGGATGGTCGTCTTGGTATGGCCCCGCAAGATCGAGTCATTGCTGATTTCTTGCGTAAGACTGGTAGACCAGTCATTTTGGCGGTCAACAAAACAGAAGGTATGCAGGCGGGTGTTGTTACTGCGGACTTTCATGAGCTTGGTTTAGGTGAGCCTTTTCCAATCTCTTCTGCGCATGGAGATGGTGTTCGCGGTCTGATTGACGATGCATTAGATTCGCTTGGTATCGCAGAGCCAGAGGATGATGATTTAGCTAAAGATCCAAATCGCCCCATGAAGATTGCGGTAGTGGGTCGTCCAAACGTAGGTAAATCAACTTTGATCAATAAGTTGATCGGCGAAGAGCGTGTGATTGCCTTTGATATGCCGGGCACAACACGTGATGCGATTGAAGTGCCATTTGAGCGAAACGGTAAGCCTTATATCTTGGTGGATACCGCCGGTTTACGTCGTCGTGGCAAAGTATTTGAAGCGATTGAGAAATTCTCAGTGGTTAAAACATTACAAGCGATTGCCGACTGTAATGTGGTGATCTTGATGCTAGATGCGCAACAAGATATATCGGAGCAAGATGCCCATATCGCCGGGTTTATTGTTGAGGCTGGTCGTGCATTAGTGGTTGCAGTGAATAAGTGGGATGGCTTGGATTCCTATGTCAAAGAACGAGCGCGCTTAGAGATTGCTCAAAAGCTGCGCTTTCTAGATTTTGCAAACGTCCATCCTATCTCCGCAAAAAAGGGGACTGGTCTTAAGGAGCTCTTTAAGGATGTGGATTCCGCTTACGCTGCAGCAATGGCAAAGCTACCAACCCCTCGTTTGACCCGGATCTTGCAAGAGGCGATTGAACATCAACAGCCAAAACGCGTTGGCATGGGTCGTCCAAAGTTACGTTATGCCCATCAAGGGGGCATGAACCCCCCAATTGTGGTGATTCATGGCACCTCCCTGAGCGGGGTGACAGATAGCTACAAGCGATATTTAGAAGGTCGCTTTAGGGATGTCTTTAAATTACGCGGTACGCCCTTACGTATTCAGATGAATACGGCCAAAAACCCCTATGTTGATGACGATAAGGGCAAAAAAGGCAAAAAGCGGTAA
- the hfq gene encoding RNA chaperone Hfq — protein sequence MSNSNPNKIQLLQDPFLNALRKEHVPVSIYLVNGIKLQGNIESFDQYVVLLRNTVTQMVYKHAISTIVPARAIDFRLEESSPV from the coding sequence ATGAGTAATAGCAACCCTAACAAAATTCAACTACTTCAGGATCCATTCCTCAATGCTTTACGCAAAGAGCATGTACCTGTTTCGATCTATCTGGTCAATGGCATTAAGTTGCAAGGCAATATTGAATCGTTTGATCAATATGTCGTGCTCTTGCGCAATACTGTGACGCAGATGGTTTACAAGCATGCAATCTCCACGATCGTTCCTGCTCGTGCGATTGATTTCCGTTTGGAAGAATCTAGCCCTGTATAA
- the hflX gene encoding GTPase HflX translates to MRLISVWKNLALYKTGVDAARAVLVGVDTGREDFADSMAELSLLADSAGSIPAASVIARKGRADPALFIGSGKANELKRAMEEQGAELAIFNHPLSPTQQRNLERHIGFHVMDRTGLILDIFSQRAQSHIGKTQVELAQVRYRMSRLVRAWSHLERQRGGIGVRGGPGETQMELDRRMLATKAKRLENELEKLQRQQRTQRRARNRKDVFSVSLVGYTNAGKSTLFNALTKAGTYAADQLFATLDTTSRKVHLDGVGSIVVSDTVGFIRELPHQLVEAFRATLDETIHADLILHVIDACSPVAREQKAEVEAVLAEIGADDIPRIEVMNKIDQMPQTFTRGAVLERDGQGFPSQVFLSAKTGLGLDLLRSALAECSQMTDRIRVEHNRAKKQLAPDEFLEPLPERPESAEFNPIANRSYFSNDA, encoded by the coding sequence GTGCGATTGATTTCCGTTTGGAAGAATCTAGCCCTGTATAAAACTGGAGTAGATGCCGCTCGCGCTGTTCTGGTTGGAGTAGACACGGGGCGCGAAGATTTTGCAGACAGCATGGCAGAGCTCAGCCTTTTGGCTGATAGCGCTGGCTCTATACCCGCAGCCAGTGTAATTGCCCGCAAGGGCAGAGCTGATCCCGCACTGTTTATCGGCTCAGGTAAGGCAAATGAGCTCAAGCGTGCCATGGAAGAGCAGGGCGCTGAGCTCGCAATTTTCAATCACCCGCTTTCTCCAACGCAACAACGCAATCTAGAACGCCATATTGGATTTCATGTGATGGATCGCACCGGTTTGATTTTGGATATCTTTAGTCAAAGAGCGCAAAGCCATATCGGTAAGACGCAAGTTGAACTTGCGCAAGTGCGTTATCGCATGTCGCGTTTGGTTAGGGCTTGGAGTCACTTAGAGCGACAGCGTGGTGGTATTGGCGTTCGCGGTGGTCCTGGTGAAACTCAGATGGAGTTAGACCGCCGCATGTTGGCTACTAAAGCTAAGCGCTTAGAAAATGAGTTGGAAAAACTGCAGCGCCAACAACGCACCCAAAGAAGGGCGCGAAATCGCAAAGATGTATTCTCGGTTTCTTTAGTTGGCTATACCAACGCCGGTAAATCCACCTTATTTAATGCCCTAACAAAAGCAGGGACTTATGCGGCCGATCAATTATTTGCCACCCTGGATACCACCTCTCGAAAGGTTCATTTGGACGGGGTAGGTTCGATTGTGGTCTCAGATACAGTGGGATTTATTCGAGAATTGCCTCACCAGTTGGTGGAGGCATTTAGGGCCACCTTGGATGAAACCATCCATGCGGACCTCATTTTGCACGTGATTGATGCGTGCAGTCCGGTAGCTAGGGAGCAAAAGGCTGAAGTTGAGGCTGTTTTGGCGGAAATTGGGGCTGATGACATCCCTCGGATTGAGGTGATGAATAAGATCGACCAGATGCCTCAAACCTTTACCCGAGGGGCTGTTTTGGAGCGTGATGGGCAGGGCTTTCCAAGCCAGGTTTTCCTGTCGGCCAAGACCGGCTTGGGCCTTGATTTACTTCGCTCGGCCTTAGCTGAATGCTCCCAAATGACTGATAGAATAAGGGTCGAGCACAACCGTGCCAAGAAGCAATTGGCCCCGGATGAGTTTTTAGAACCTTTACCCGAACGACCAGAATCTGCTGAATTTAATCCGATTGCCAACCGAAGCTATTTTTCTAATGACGCGTAA
- the hflK gene encoding FtsH protease activity modulator HflK, whose amino-acid sequence MTRKFLDLFSVNDPGWGNSHNAGGSKDAKDGQASDQAPKADPETNKPVEVQPNQPQNPVNRPDGPPDLDELWRDFNDRIAGIFGGKKKPGANSGSSYKPSSTDIPPPSQRGNGGGSNGGGNGGINTPNFNFSNPFGSKASFLIAGAIVFFMWVCSGFFIIQEGQAGVILTFGKYDYTAKPGINWHMPWPIQSEETVNLSGVRSVEVGRPVLIKATNQKDSSMLTEDENIIDVRFAVQYRLKDPTDYLFNNRDPDAAVVQAAETAVREIVARSKMDTVLYEGREKIGVDLANSIQKILDSYKTGIYVTSVTVQNVQPPEQVQAAFDDAVKAGQDQERLKSEGQAYANDIIPRAKGTAARLIQEAEGYKARVVATAEGDATRFKQILVEYAKAPQVTRDRMYIDSIREMYNNVTKILVDTTKSNSLLYLPLDKIVAQVSAESAQVASGQAASTTSTPTGSVTVGGATGGNANPSSSTSSATPVTPAPASNSAIDKRDGLRSRDRESR is encoded by the coding sequence ATGACGCGTAAATTTCTCGACCTTTTTTCGGTTAATGATCCAGGATGGGGCAATAGTCACAATGCCGGCGGATCCAAGGATGCCAAAGACGGGCAGGCGAGTGATCAAGCCCCTAAAGCAGATCCTGAAACGAATAAGCCAGTAGAAGTTCAGCCGAACCAGCCACAGAATCCCGTGAATAGGCCAGATGGTCCGCCAGATTTAGATGAGTTGTGGCGCGATTTCAATGACAGAATTGCTGGCATCTTTGGCGGCAAGAAAAAGCCAGGCGCTAATAGCGGTTCCTCTTATAAACCCAGCAGCACGGACATTCCTCCGCCATCACAACGCGGCAATGGAGGCGGTAGCAATGGTGGCGGTAATGGCGGTATCAATACGCCTAACTTTAATTTCAGCAATCCATTTGGCTCTAAGGCAAGCTTCCTTATCGCTGGGGCGATTGTTTTCTTTATGTGGGTATGCAGTGGCTTCTTCATTATTCAAGAAGGTCAGGCCGGCGTTATTCTCACTTTTGGTAAGTATGACTACACCGCCAAGCCAGGTATTAATTGGCATATGCCTTGGCCGATTCAGTCTGAAGAGACGGTCAATTTATCCGGCGTGCGATCTGTTGAAGTAGGGCGCCCCGTATTAATTAAAGCTACTAATCAAAAAGATTCATCCATGCTTACTGAGGATGAAAACATCATCGATGTGCGCTTTGCTGTGCAATATCGCTTGAAAGATCCTACAGATTATTTATTCAATAACCGTGATCCAGATGCGGCGGTAGTTCAAGCGGCCGAAACAGCGGTTCGTGAAATCGTTGCTCGCAGCAAAATGGATACTGTTTTGTATGAAGGTCGTGAAAAGATTGGCGTGGATTTAGCGAACTCGATTCAGAAGATTTTGGATAGTTACAAAACAGGTATTTATGTGACTAGCGTGACTGTGCAAAACGTGCAACCTCCTGAACAAGTTCAGGCAGCGTTTGATGATGCGGTTAAGGCAGGTCAAGATCAAGAGCGTTTGAAGAGTGAAGGTCAGGCTTATGCCAACGACATAATTCCACGTGCCAAAGGTACGGCTGCGCGCTTGATTCAAGAGGCTGAAGGCTATAAGGCTCGAGTAGTGGCTACCGCAGAGGGTGATGCCACCCGCTTTAAGCAGATCTTGGTTGAATATGCAAAAGCACCGCAAGTGACGCGTGATCGTATGTATATCGATAGCATCCGCGAGATGTATAACAACGTCACCAAGATCTTGGTGGATACAACCAAGAGCAATAGCTTGCTGTATCTTCCGCTCGATAAAATCGTAGCCCAGGTTAGCGCTGAGAGTGCTCAGGTTGCTAGTGGACAGGCTGCCTCAACCACAAGCACGCCAACAGGTAGCGTGACAGTTGGTGGTGCAACCGGTGGAAATGCAAATCCTTCAAGCTCGACCTCTAGTGCAACTCCTGTAACACCAGCGCCAGCATCAAATAGCGCTATCGATAAGCGTGACGGTCTTCGCAGTCGTGATCGGGAGTCCAGATAA
- the hflC gene encoding protease modulator HflC → MNANRLIAAGIGFIALIYILSSSVFVVDQRKFAVVFSFGQIVRVIEKPGIQVKLPAPFESVRFFDRRILTIDNPEAERFITAEKKNLLVDSYVKWRIVDPRKFFISFKGDERLAQDRLTQLVRSALNEEFTKRTVRELISDQREEVMQGIRKKVADDASDIGVEIVDVRLKRVDLLAEISDSVYRRMEAERKRVANELRSMGAAESDKIRANAERQRDTILAEAYRDAQKIKGAGDARATALYAEAFGRDPQFAQFYQSLEAYRSSFKDKKDVMVVEPNGEFFKFLHKK, encoded by the coding sequence ATGAATGCGAATCGTTTAATTGCTGCCGGTATCGGCTTTATTGCGCTGATCTACATTTTGTCTTCGAGCGTCTTTGTGGTTGATCAACGTAAATTTGCGGTGGTGTTTTCATTTGGACAAATTGTTCGTGTCATTGAGAAGCCGGGCATCCAAGTAAAGCTACCAGCACCTTTTGAAAGCGTGCGTTTCTTTGATCGCCGTATTTTGACCATTGATAACCCCGAAGCCGAGCGCTTCATCACTGCTGAGAAGAAAAACTTATTGGTAGATTCTTATGTGAAGTGGCGTATTGTCGATCCGCGTAAATTCTTTATTAGCTTTAAAGGGGATGAGCGCTTAGCCCAAGACCGTTTAACGCAATTGGTGCGTTCAGCGCTCAATGAAGAATTTACGAAGCGCACTGTTCGTGAGTTGATCTCCGATCAGCGTGAAGAAGTGATGCAGGGTATTCGCAAGAAGGTTGCTGATGATGCATCGGATATCGGCGTAGAGATTGTAGATGTGCGCTTAAAGCGCGTTGACCTCTTAGCAGAAATCAGTGATTCTGTGTATCGCCGGATGGAGGCAGAGCGTAAGCGTGTGGCTAACGAGTTGCGTTCTATGGGTGCAGCAGAGTCTGACAAGATACGGGCCAATGCGGAACGTCAGCGCGATACGATCTTGGCAGAAGCCTATCGTGATGCTCAAAAGATTAAAGGCGCTGGTGATGCTAGAGCTACCGCTCTTTATGCAGAGGCGTTTGGGCGCGATCCACAGTTCGCTCAGTTTTATCAAAGCTTGGAAGCCTATAGAAGCTCTTTCAAGGATAAGAAGGATGTCATGGTAGTTGAGCCAAATGGTGAGTTCTTCAAGTTCTTGCACAAAAAATAA
- a CDS encoding ATP phosphoribosyltransferase regulatory subunit, with protein sequence MNRWLLPEDIADVLPAEARKVESLRRAILDLYQSYGYELVAPPILEFLDSLLTGTGSDLNLQTFKLVDQLSGRTLGLRADITPQVARIDAHLLNRAGVTRLCYAGSVAHARTPVGSSAREELQLGAEIYGCATWEADLEAITLLLKTLSVAGLEKVYLDLSHAGILAGILDGQNLDKETIEALYGLLQSKDRPRLNKWAACLPAKVAEALLALTELNGPCADVLAQARKTLPKHAAIDKALADLERLVAATAKLSTHLELSIDLADLRGYQYHSGVMFAAYVDQLPQPIARGGRYDHVGQAFGRPRPATGFSLDLLTLANLSPLNARKMVISAPWIEDAELDRVIATLRIQGEVVIQIPVGATVDAAEYQCDRELVKQASTWEVKKK encoded by the coding sequence ATGAATCGCTGGTTACTTCCTGAAGATATTGCAGATGTTTTGCCTGCTGAGGCACGCAAGGTTGAGTCTTTGCGCCGCGCCATCTTGGATTTGTATCAGTCCTATGGTTATGAGTTGGTTGCTCCTCCCATTCTTGAATTCTTAGATTCTTTGTTAACCGGCACAGGCTCTGATCTCAATCTGCAAACCTTTAAGTTGGTAGACCAACTATCTGGTCGGACATTGGGCTTGCGTGCCGACATAACTCCGCAAGTTGCACGGATTGATGCTCACCTTTTAAATCGTGCTGGCGTCACTCGTCTTTGTTATGCCGGCTCTGTAGCGCATGCTCGCACACCAGTAGGAAGCTCAGCACGTGAAGAGTTGCAGCTTGGTGCTGAGATTTATGGTTGCGCCACCTGGGAAGCCGATTTGGAGGCAATCACCTTATTGCTTAAAACGCTCTCTGTTGCGGGTCTGGAGAAGGTTTACCTGGATTTGTCACACGCTGGCATTTTGGCGGGGATCTTAGATGGTCAGAACTTAGACAAAGAAACAATTGAAGCCCTGTATGGTTTGTTGCAAAGCAAGGATCGCCCTCGTTTGAATAAGTGGGCGGCTTGTTTGCCGGCAAAAGTGGCTGAAGCGCTGCTCGCCTTAACTGAGTTGAATGGTCCTTGCGCAGATGTATTGGCGCAGGCTCGGAAAACATTACCCAAGCATGCGGCAATTGACAAGGCTTTAGCGGATCTCGAGCGTTTAGTCGCCGCTACTGCGAAGTTATCGACCCATTTAGAGCTCAGTATTGATCTGGCAGATTTGCGTGGCTATCAATATCACAGCGGTGTCATGTTTGCCGCTTACGTTGATCAACTGCCGCAACCTATCGCTAGAGGCGGACGTTATGACCATGTTGGTCAGGCCTTTGGACGCCCACGTCCTGCCACTGGGTTTTCATTGGACTTGCTAACTCTAGCCAACTTATCGCCCTTGAATGCGCGCAAGATGGTGATTTCAGCGCCTTGGATTGAGGATGCTGAATTGGACCGAGTGATTGCAACCCTCAGAATTCAGGGTGAGGTGGTGATACAGATTCCGGTAGGCGCAACAGTGGATGCTGCCGAATATCAATGCGATCGTGAGTTGGTTAAGCAGGCGAGCACTTGGGAAGTAAAGAAAAAGTAG
- a CDS encoding adenylosuccinate synthase, translating to MSSKQQAKGRNVVVIGTQWGDEGKGKVVDWLTDHAQAVVRFQGGHNAGHTLIIGDKKTILRLIPSGIMHKNVICYIGNGVVLSPEALFKEIGELESAGLDVQSRLKISEATTLILPYHVAIDHAREKKRGEAKIGTTGRGIGPAYEDKVARRALRVQDLFYPEKFAEQLRENLEYHNFMLTNYYGAEPVNYEKTLAEAMSYAERLKPMVVDVSSALYAAEQSGQNLLFEGAQGTLLDIDHGTYPYVTSSNCVAGNAAAGSGVGPDSLQYILGITKAYCTRVGAGPFPSELYDHDNPAKQDPIGVRLAEVGKEFGSVTGRPRRTGWLDAAALKRSIQINGLSGLCITKLDVLDGLETIRLCVGYTLDGKKLDVLPRGAESVARCEPIYEDFPGWKGTTFGIREWDKLPPEAQKFLRRIEEVAGKPIAMVSTGPERDETILLQHPFQD from the coding sequence ATGTCTTCAAAGCAGCAAGCAAAAGGTCGTAACGTAGTTGTCATTGGCACTCAATGGGGTGATGAAGGCAAAGGTAAGGTTGTAGATTGGTTGACTGATCATGCGCAAGCTGTGGTTCGTTTCCAGGGCGGTCATAATGCCGGCCACACTCTTATCATCGGCGACAAGAAGACGATTTTGCGTTTGATTCCTTCTGGAATCATGCATAAAAATGTGATTTGCTATATCGGCAATGGTGTGGTGCTCTCTCCTGAGGCGCTCTTTAAAGAAATCGGCGAGCTTGAATCTGCTGGTTTAGATGTGCAATCTCGTTTAAAAATCTCAGAAGCAACCACTCTGATTCTGCCGTATCACGTCGCGATTGATCATGCGCGTGAGAAAAAGCGTGGCGAGGCAAAGATTGGTACAACAGGTCGCGGAATTGGTCCAGCATATGAAGATAAAGTAGCCCGCCGTGCATTGCGCGTACAGGACTTGTTCTATCCAGAAAAATTTGCCGAGCAATTACGTGAGAATTTGGAATATCACAATTTCATGCTCACCAATTACTATGGTGCTGAGCCAGTGAATTATGAAAAGACTTTAGCGGAAGCGATGTCTTACGCAGAGCGTCTCAAACCCATGGTGGTAGATGTTTCTAGCGCTTTATACGCCGCAGAACAATCTGGTCAAAATCTCTTGTTCGAAGGTGCACAAGGTACATTGTTGGATATTGACCATGGAACATATCCCTATGTCACTTCCAGTAACTGTGTAGCAGGTAATGCTGCTGCTGGCTCTGGCGTGGGACCCGATTCATTGCAATACATCTTGGGTATTACTAAGGCCTATTGCACTCGCGTTGGTGCTGGCCCATTTCCAAGCGAACTTTATGATCATGACAATCCTGCTAAGCAAGACCCAATTGGCGTTCGTTTAGCGGAAGTCGGTAAAGAATTTGGTTCAGTCACCGGTCGTCCACGCCGTACTGGTTGGTTGGATGCCGCTGCATTGAAGCGTTCAATTCAGATCAATGGCTTATCTGGTCTTTGCATCACCAAGCTTGATGTTCTGGATGGTTTGGAAACCATTCGCTTATGCGTTGGTTACACGCTGGATGGTAAAAAACTAGATGTATTGCCACGCGGCGCAGAATCTGTAGCCCGTTGCGAACCGATTTATGAGGATTTCCCGGGCTGGAAGGGTACAACCTTCGGTATACGCGAGTGGGATAAGCTACCCCCAGAAGCGCAAAAGTTCCTGCGCCGTATTGAAGAGGTGGCGGGTAAGCCAATCGCAATGGTCTCTACAGGCCCAGAACGTGATGAAACCATCCTACTCCAACATCCTTTTCAGGATTGA
- a CDS encoding malate synthase G gives MTARTTCNSLQVATPLYRFIEDKVLPGTGIKSADFWKGFDEIVKDLTPKNDALLAKRNRIQLDLDKWHQANPGPIKDMPAYRKFLKEIGYLVDVPGKITATTKNVDDELALQAGPQLVVPVLNARYALNAANARWGSLYDALYGTDVLSEEDGATKTGAYNPIRGAKVVAYARNFLDQSAPLAKGSHRDSVAYTVDGNKLSVKLKDGTSTGLADEKQFVGYQGEAAAPSSILLRNNGIHIDIEINKNKTIGASDPAGINDVVLEAALSTILDLEDSIAAVDGDDKVVAYENWLGILKGTLVEEVKKGDKTITRALNPDRKYKAGIGAVDAKDGIVTLHGRSLLFLRNVGHLMTNPAIITGEGKEIYEGILDAVVTVLIALYDINRPASQAIGNTRKGSVYIVKPKMHSPEEVAFAGELFGRVEKLLGLPADTVKLGIMDEERRMSANIKAAIAAAGARVAFINTGFLDRTGDEMHTAMYAGPMMRKGDMKTSKWLSAYERRNVFAGLDCGLRGRAQIGKGMWAMPDMMKAMVEQKIVHPKAGANTAWVPSPTAATLHALHYHQVNVAELQKEMEKLDTQAEAEALIDDLLTIPVVEKANWSKEEIQQELDNNCQGILGYVVRWIDQGVGCSKVPDIHNVGLMEDRATLRISSQHIANWLLNGIVTADQVNETLQRMAKVVDGQNAGDPLYQPMMPNFQDSYAYKAASDLIFKGLEQPNGYTEPLLHAWRLEVKKAHAK, from the coding sequence ATGACTGCGCGCACTACCTGCAATAGCCTTCAAGTGGCAACTCCTTTATATCGCTTCATCGAAGACAAAGTCCTTCCTGGTACCGGCATTAAGAGTGCTGATTTTTGGAAGGGCTTTGATGAAATCGTTAAAGACCTCACTCCAAAAAATGATGCTTTACTAGCAAAGCGTAATCGCATTCAGTTGGATTTGGATAAATGGCACCAAGCTAACCCAGGCCCGATTAAAGATATGCCTGCCTATCGCAAGTTCTTAAAAGAGATTGGTTATTTGGTTGATGTGCCAGGGAAAATTACTGCTACTACTAAGAATGTTGATGATGAGCTAGCACTTCAAGCTGGCCCTCAATTAGTGGTTCCAGTGCTCAATGCACGTTATGCCTTAAATGCGGCTAATGCGCGTTGGGGTTCTTTGTATGACGCCCTCTACGGTACAGACGTCTTGTCTGAAGAGGATGGCGCTACTAAGACTGGTGCATACAACCCGATTCGTGGTGCAAAGGTAGTTGCTTATGCACGTAACTTCTTGGATCAGTCAGCTCCATTGGCTAAAGGCTCACATCGTGATTCAGTAGCTTATACAGTTGATGGCAATAAATTATCTGTGAAGTTAAAGGATGGCACTTCAACTGGTTTGGCTGATGAGAAGCAATTTGTTGGCTATCAGGGTGAGGCTGCAGCACCAAGCTCAATCCTCTTGCGCAACAACGGTATTCATATTGATATCGAAATTAATAAGAACAAAACGATTGGCGCAAGTGATCCTGCAGGCATCAATGATGTTGTGTTGGAGGCTGCGCTTTCCACCATTTTGGATTTGGAAGATTCTATTGCAGCAGTGGATGGCGATGACAAGGTTGTTGCCTATGAAAACTGGTTAGGCATCCTCAAGGGAACTCTAGTTGAGGAGGTGAAGAAGGGTGATAAGACGATTACTCGTGCGCTTAACCCAGATCGTAAGTACAAAGCCGGTATTGGCGCTGTTGATGCAAAAGACGGTATCGTCACCTTGCACGGTCGTTCACTCTTGTTCCTTCGTAACGTTGGTCATTTAATGACTAACCCAGCCATCATTACTGGTGAGGGCAAAGAGATTTATGAGGGTATTTTGGATGCGGTAGTGACAGTATTAATTGCCTTGTATGACATTAATCGCCCTGCAAGCCAAGCGATTGGCAACACACGCAAGGGCTCTGTCTATATCGTGAAGCCTAAAATGCATAGCCCAGAAGAGGTGGCTTTTGCGGGCGAGCTCTTTGGCCGCGTGGAAAAGCTACTCGGTTTGCCTGCAGATACTGTGAAGCTAGGCATCATGGATGAAGAGCGTCGTATGAGTGCGAACATTAAAGCAGCCATCGCTGCAGCTGGTGCTCGCGTAGCCTTTATTAATACCGGCTTCTTGGATCGTACTGGTGATGAAATGCACACTGCGATGTATGCGGGCCCTATGATGCGCAAAGGTGATATGAAAACCAGCAAATGGTTATCTGCTTATGAGCGTCGCAACGTGTTTGCTGGTTTGGATTGTGGCTTGCGTGGCCGCGCTCAAATCGGCAAGGGAATGTGGGCGATGCCTGACATGATGAAAGCCATGGTTGAGCAGAAGATTGTTCATCCTAAAGCAGGTGCAAATACTGCTTGGGTGCCATCTCCAACGGCTGCGACTTTGCATGCGCTTCATTATCACCAAGTAAACGTCGCTGAGCTCCAAAAGGAAATGGAAAAGCTCGATACCCAGGCAGAAGCTGAAGCATTGATCGATGACTTGTTGACCATTCCGGTGGTTGAAAAGGCTAATTGGTCTAAGGAAGAGATTCAGCAAGAGTTGGATAACAACTGCCAAGGTATCTTGGGTTATGTGGTTCGCTGGATTGATCAAGGCGTTGGTTGTTCTAAGGTACCTGACATCCATAACGTAGGTTTGATGGAAGACCGCGCAACTTTGCGTATCTCAAGTCAACATATTGCTAACTGGTTGCTCAATGGCATCGTGACTGCTGACCAAGTGAATGAGACTTTGCAGCGTATGGCTAAAGTGGTGGATGGTCAGAATGCTGGTGATCCTTTGTATCAGCCGATGATGCCAAATTTCCAGGATTCATATGCCTATAAAGCGGCTAGTGATCTGATCTTCAAAGGTCTTGAGCAGCCCAACGGCTACACTGAACCTTTATTACACGCTTGGCGCTTAGAGGTGAAAAAGGCGCACGCTAAGTAA